The Vitis riparia cultivar Riparia Gloire de Montpellier isolate 1030 chromosome 3, EGFV_Vit.rip_1.0, whole genome shotgun sequence genome includes a region encoding these proteins:
- the LOC117911134 gene encoding BTB/POZ domain-containing protein At1g63850-like isoform X2: MTAGSGGGGIKKRQRIGCNSRLSSTGAVIDSCCLEGTVTEASHKPSGPRRTSSSATISGGFNDSASADVVLRLFLEPCPSDSDSESISTLDSFVQDDLQIYLHSDVIRRSKYFSALLSDRWQGDSGDGDDSPKIYRLNFGVPASTGTIDTHLTVLQLLYTSDFSGVIESASTALLILPVALELLFEDCVRSCVRFLEAVPWTEEEEKRVLSLIPLLREEESRELLDRVSPAKTDSLEEMLYGLIVAAIHNHSNMAFVKAFVAKLLREFSSGDSARRVLDRAFEASLKTVKRSLEEYSSPDFRGDHNETEAIQRLNLHTAMTNGRHLLWLIERMIELKVADKAVREWSEQSTFTADLQRAFRDDAWRNIVPGLPVVVLRCTCKLANAVASGSILAARPIVDWMLHILPYHILHINEGAFFFVCMRSSLCLRFGIYIVYPSIS, from the exons ATGACGGCAGGCAGCGGCGGCGGGGGAATCAAGAAGAGGCAGCGTATCGGCTGCAACAGTCGCCTCTCCTCCACCGGTGCCGTCATCGATTCATGCTGCCTTGAAGGGACCGTAACGGAGGCCTCCCATAAGCCGTCGGGCCCCCGCCGCACCTCCTCCTCTGCTACCATTTCCGGCGGCTTCAATGACTCTGCTTCCGCTGACGTCGTCCTCCGACTCTTTCTCGAACCCTGCCCCTCCGATTCGGACTCCGAGTCCATTTCCACCCTCGATTCCTTCGTTCAAGACGACCTCCAGATCTACCTCCACTCTGACGTAATACGCCGCTCCAAGTACTTCTCCGCCTTACTATCCGACCGATGGCAGGGAGACTCCGGCGACGGGGACGATTCGCCCAAAATTTATCGGCTCAATTTCGGGGTTCCGGCGAGTACTGGAACGATCGACACGCATCTGACGGTTCTACAGCTTCTTTACACCAGCGATTTCTCCGGCGTGATCGAGAGCGCTTCAACGGCTCTGTTGATTCTCCCGGTGGCGCTGGAGCTGTTATTTGAGGATTGTGTGAGGTCTTGCGTTCGATTTCTGGAGGCTGTGCCGTGGACGgaggaggaagagaagagaGTTTTGAGTTTGATACCCCTTTTGAGAGAAGAAGAGTCTCGAGAGCTTCTGGATAGGGTTTCGCCTGCGAAGACGGATTCGTTGGAGGAAATGCTGTACGGATTGATTGTGGCGGCAATACATAACCATTCTAACATGGCTTTCGTGAAGGCTTTTGTGGCGAAGCTACTGAGGGAGTTCTCGTCGGGAGATTCGGCTAGGAGAGTTTTGGATCGTGCATTCGAAGCGAGTTTGAAGACTGTGAAGAGGTCGTTGGAAGAGTATTCGAGTCCGGACTTTAGAGGAGATCACAATGAGACGGAGGCGATTCAGAGGTTGAATCTGCACACGGCAATGACGAATGGAAGGCATTTGTTGTGGTTGATTGAGAGGATGATTGAGTTGAAAGTGGCGGACAAGGCTGTGCGCGAGTGGAGTGAGCAGTCGACATTCACGGCTGATTTGCAGAGGGCTTTTCGGGATGACGCCTGGAGGAATATTGTTCCAGGGCTTCCAGTTGTTGTGCTCAGATGCACCTGCAAGCTTGCCAATGCAGTTGCTTCTGGATCCATCTTGGCTGCTAGACCg ATTGTAGATTGGATGCTCCATATCCTTCCCTACCATATCTTGCATATCAATGAAggtgcatttttttttgtctgtATGCGATCTAGCTTGTGTCTTAGGTTTGGGATCTATATTGTATATCCTTCAATCTCTTGA
- the LOC117911134 gene encoding BTB/POZ domain-containing protein At1g63850-like isoform X4 — translation MTAGSGGGGIKKRQRIGCNSRLSSTGAVIDSCCLEGTVTEASHKPSGPRRTSSSATISGGFNDSASADVVLRLFLEPCPSDSDSESISTLDSFVQDDLQIYLHSDVIRRSKYFSALLSDRWQGDSGDGDDSPKIYRLNFGVPASTGTIDTHLTVLQLLYTSDFSGVIESASTALLILPVALELLFEDCVRSCVRFLEAVPWTEEEEKRVLSLIPLLREEESRELLDRVSPAKTDSLEEMLYGLIVAAIHNHSNMAFVKAFVAKLLREFSSGDSARRVLDRAFEASLKTVKRSLEEYSSPDFRGDHNETEAIQRLNLHTAMTNGRHLLWLIERMIELKVADKAVREWSEQSTFTADLQRAFRDDAWRNIVPGLPVVVLRCTCKLANAVASGSILAARPIRSP, via the exons ATGACGGCAGGCAGCGGCGGCGGGGGAATCAAGAAGAGGCAGCGTATCGGCTGCAACAGTCGCCTCTCCTCCACCGGTGCCGTCATCGATTCATGCTGCCTTGAAGGGACCGTAACGGAGGCCTCCCATAAGCCGTCGGGCCCCCGCCGCACCTCCTCCTCTGCTACCATTTCCGGCGGCTTCAATGACTCTGCTTCCGCTGACGTCGTCCTCCGACTCTTTCTCGAACCCTGCCCCTCCGATTCGGACTCCGAGTCCATTTCCACCCTCGATTCCTTCGTTCAAGACGACCTCCAGATCTACCTCCACTCTGACGTAATACGCCGCTCCAAGTACTTCTCCGCCTTACTATCCGACCGATGGCAGGGAGACTCCGGCGACGGGGACGATTCGCCCAAAATTTATCGGCTCAATTTCGGGGTTCCGGCGAGTACTGGAACGATCGACACGCATCTGACGGTTCTACAGCTTCTTTACACCAGCGATTTCTCCGGCGTGATCGAGAGCGCTTCAACGGCTCTGTTGATTCTCCCGGTGGCGCTGGAGCTGTTATTTGAGGATTGTGTGAGGTCTTGCGTTCGATTTCTGGAGGCTGTGCCGTGGACGgaggaggaagagaagagaGTTTTGAGTTTGATACCCCTTTTGAGAGAAGAAGAGTCTCGAGAGCTTCTGGATAGGGTTTCGCCTGCGAAGACGGATTCGTTGGAGGAAATGCTGTACGGATTGATTGTGGCGGCAATACATAACCATTCTAACATGGCTTTCGTGAAGGCTTTTGTGGCGAAGCTACTGAGGGAGTTCTCGTCGGGAGATTCGGCTAGGAGAGTTTTGGATCGTGCATTCGAAGCGAGTTTGAAGACTGTGAAGAGGTCGTTGGAAGAGTATTCGAGTCCGGACTTTAGAGGAGATCACAATGAGACGGAGGCGATTCAGAGGTTGAATCTGCACACGGCAATGACGAATGGAAGGCATTTGTTGTGGTTGATTGAGAGGATGATTGAGTTGAAAGTGGCGGACAAGGCTGTGCGCGAGTGGAGTGAGCAGTCGACATTCACGGCTGATTTGCAGAGGGCTTTTCGGGATGACGCCTGGAGGAATATTGTTCCAGGGCTTCCAGTTGTTGTGCTCAGATGCACCTGCAAGCTTGCCAATGCAGTTGCTTCTGGATCCATCTTGGCTGCTAGACCg ATCAGATCCCCTTGA
- the LOC117908533 gene encoding probable receptor-like serine/threonine-protein kinase At4g34500, producing the protein MASSGYAPNDSVSNKVTEKTSVLGLKLYVVIAIVAIVVIAVSFLIFLRLRYKRKSRKRQVLEKRGSGLIPLVSKEIVEIKGADRVEEIKIGEIVKGEKEVKRLENMSSDKEVGDEINGPKRSEESDLSRESRSEALSVVTVEAQNIGWGRWYSLRELEMATNGFVEENVIGEGGYGVVYRGVLPDGSVVAVKNLLNNKGQAQREFKVEVEAIGKVRHKNLVGLVGYCAEGPQRMLVYEYVDNGNLEQWLHGDVGPVSPLTWDIRMKIAVGTAKGLAYLHEGLEPKVVHRDVKSSNILLDRKWNPKVSDFGLAKLLGSEASYVTTRVMGTFGYVSPEYASTGMLSEGSDVYSFGVLLMEIITGRSPVDYSRPVGEMNLVDWFKGMVAGRRGEELVDPLIEVQPSPRALKRALLVCLRCIDLDANKRPKMGQIVHMLEADEFPFRAEHRLARETDPLPSRVAVTDKISPPIKHAGSHDVEKSKWR; encoded by the exons ATGGCGTCTTCCGGCTATGCTCCCAACGACTCCGTGTCTAACAAAGTCACAGAGAAAACGTCGGTTTTAGGGTTGAAGCTCTATGTTGTCATCGCAATAGTTGCCATAGTTGTCATAGCCGTTTCATTTCTGATCTTTCTCCGTCTACGTTATAAACGGAAGTCCAGGAAGCGTCAAGTGCTCGAGAAGCGCGGTTCGGGTTTGATTCCTCTGGTTTCGAAGGAGATCGTGGAAATCAAAGGCGCGGATCGTGTGGAAGAGATTAAGATCGGTGAAATTGTGAAGGGGGAGAAGGAGGTTAAAAGACTTGAAAATATGAGCTCGGATAAGGAGGTCGGGGATGAGATCAACGGCCCGAAACGAAGTGAAGAAAGCGATTTGTCACGTGAGAGTCGGAGCGAAGCTTTGTCGGTGGTGACAGTGGAGGCGCAGAACATCGGGTGGGGACGGTGGTACAGTTTAAGAGAGCTGGAGATGGCGACCAATGGATTTGTCGAAGAAAATGTGATTGGAGAAGGAGGCTATGGTGTGGTTTACAGAGGGGTTTTGCCCGATGGCTCTGTAGTGGCCGTGAAGAATCTGCTGAACAATAA AGGGCAGGCACAGAGGGAGTTCAAGGTGGAAGTTGAAGCCATTGGAAAAGTAAGACATAAGAACTTGGTAGGCCTAGTTGGGTATTGTGCAGAAGGTCCCCAAAG GATGCTTGTTTATGAATATGTTGACAATGGCAATTTGGAGCAGTGGTTGCATGGTGATGTAGGGCCTGTCAGTCCTCTAACATGGGATATTCGGATGAAGATTGCTGTTGGAACTGCAAAAGG GCTTGCCTATTTGCATGAAGGGTTAGAACCTAAAGTTGTACACCGAGATGTAAAATCCAGTAACATTCTTCTGGATAGAAAGTGGAACCCAAAAGTATCAGATTTTGGACTAGCCAAGCTCTTAGGATCTGAGGCAAGCTATGTCACTACACGAGTAATGGGAACCTTTGG ATATGTCTCTCCCGAGTATGCAAGCACGGGTATGCTTAGTGAAGGGAGTGATGTCTATAGTTTTGGAGTTCTACTTATGGAGATAATTACTGGAAGGAGCCCGGTTGATTATTCCAGACCAGTTGGAGAG ATGAACTTAGTTGATTGGTTTAAAGGAATGGTAGCTGGTCGTCGTGGAGAAGAGCTGGTGGACCCTTTGATTGAAGTTCAACCCTCTCCAAGAGCTTTGAAGCGGGCATTGCTGGTTTGTCTCCGCTGTATAGATTTGGATGCCAATAAGCGGCCAAAGATGGGGCAGATTGTGCATATGCTTGAGGCGGATGAGTTCCCATTCCGTGCT GAACACCGATTGGCCCGAGAGACAGATCCTCTCCCTTCCCGTGTTGCTGTGACTGATAAAATATCTCCTCCAATCAAGCATGCTGGGAGTCATGATGTGGAGAAATCTAAGTGGAGATGA
- the LOC117911134 gene encoding BTB/POZ domain-containing protein At1g63850-like isoform X3 — MTAGSGGGGIKKRQRIGCNSRLSSTGAVIDSCCLEGTVTEASHKPSGPRRTSSSATISGGFNDSASADVVLRLFLEPCPSDSDSESISTLDSFVQDDLQIYLHSDVIRRSKYFSALLSDRWQGDSGDGDDSPKIYRLNFGVPASTGTIDTHLTVLQLLYTSDFSGVIESASTALLILPVALELLFEDCVRSCVRFLEAVPWTEEEEKRVLSLIPLLREEESRELLDRVSPAKTDSLEEMLYGLIVAAIHNHSNMAFVKAFVAKLLREFSSGDSARRVLDRAFEASLKTVKRSLEEYSSPDFRGDHNETEAIQRLNLHTAMTNGRHLLWLIERMIELKVADKAVREWSEQSTFTADLQRAFRDDAWRNIVPGLPVVVLRCTCKLANAVASGSILAARPEYWTNQWLVI, encoded by the exons ATGACGGCAGGCAGCGGCGGCGGGGGAATCAAGAAGAGGCAGCGTATCGGCTGCAACAGTCGCCTCTCCTCCACCGGTGCCGTCATCGATTCATGCTGCCTTGAAGGGACCGTAACGGAGGCCTCCCATAAGCCGTCGGGCCCCCGCCGCACCTCCTCCTCTGCTACCATTTCCGGCGGCTTCAATGACTCTGCTTCCGCTGACGTCGTCCTCCGACTCTTTCTCGAACCCTGCCCCTCCGATTCGGACTCCGAGTCCATTTCCACCCTCGATTCCTTCGTTCAAGACGACCTCCAGATCTACCTCCACTCTGACGTAATACGCCGCTCCAAGTACTTCTCCGCCTTACTATCCGACCGATGGCAGGGAGACTCCGGCGACGGGGACGATTCGCCCAAAATTTATCGGCTCAATTTCGGGGTTCCGGCGAGTACTGGAACGATCGACACGCATCTGACGGTTCTACAGCTTCTTTACACCAGCGATTTCTCCGGCGTGATCGAGAGCGCTTCAACGGCTCTGTTGATTCTCCCGGTGGCGCTGGAGCTGTTATTTGAGGATTGTGTGAGGTCTTGCGTTCGATTTCTGGAGGCTGTGCCGTGGACGgaggaggaagagaagagaGTTTTGAGTTTGATACCCCTTTTGAGAGAAGAAGAGTCTCGAGAGCTTCTGGATAGGGTTTCGCCTGCGAAGACGGATTCGTTGGAGGAAATGCTGTACGGATTGATTGTGGCGGCAATACATAACCATTCTAACATGGCTTTCGTGAAGGCTTTTGTGGCGAAGCTACTGAGGGAGTTCTCGTCGGGAGATTCGGCTAGGAGAGTTTTGGATCGTGCATTCGAAGCGAGTTTGAAGACTGTGAAGAGGTCGTTGGAAGAGTATTCGAGTCCGGACTTTAGAGGAGATCACAATGAGACGGAGGCGATTCAGAGGTTGAATCTGCACACGGCAATGACGAATGGAAGGCATTTGTTGTGGTTGATTGAGAGGATGATTGAGTTGAAAGTGGCGGACAAGGCTGTGCGCGAGTGGAGTGAGCAGTCGACATTCACGGCTGATTTGCAGAGGGCTTTTCGGGATGACGCCTGGAGGAATATTGTTCCAGGGCTTCCAGTTGTTGTGCTCAGATGCACCTGCAAGCTTGCCAATGCAGTTGCTTCTGGATCCATCTTGGCTGCTAGACCg GAATATTGGACAAATCAGTGGCTTGTCATTTAG
- the LOC117911480 gene encoding cyclase-associated protein 1, protein MDEKLIQRLESAVTRLEVVTAGFRGGGSPETGAEAALDPAIVAFDDLMAEFVARVSAAAGKIGGKVLEVTKILGEAFSVQKELLVKVKQSQKPDPAGMAEFLKPLHEVIMKANALTEGRRSDFFNHLKTAADSLTALAWIAYTGKDCGMSLPIAHVEESWQMAEFYNNKILVEYKTKDPNHVEWAKALKELYVPGLRDYVKRFYPLGPVWNPTGKTTASAPPKAPGPSAPAPPPPPPASLFSSEPSQASSSRPKEGMAAVFQEINSGKPATSGLRKVTDDMKTKNRADRSGVVGAGQKEGRVSSPSFSKAGPPKLELQMGRKWVVENQIGRKNLVIDDCDAKQSVYVYGCKDSVLKIQGKVNNITIDKCTKMGIVFADVVAACEVVNCNSVEVQCQGSAPTISVDNTAGCQLYLGKDALEASITTAKSSEINVLVPGAEPDGDWGEHALPQQYIHVFKDGQFVTTPVSHSGG, encoded by the exons ATGGATGAGAAGCTCATTCAGAGATTGGAGTCCGCGGTGACGCGGCTCGAGGTGGTCACCGCCGGATTCCGAGGAGGTGGTTCGCCGGAGACTGGCGCCGAGGCGGCGCTCGATCCGGCGATCGTGGCATTCGATGATCTGATGGCGGAGTTTGTCGCTAGGGTTTCGGCTGCTGCGGGGAAGATTGGAGGGAAGGTTTTGGAGGTGACGAAGATTCTGGGGGAGGCGTTCTCGGTTCAAAAGGAGCTGCTTGTGAAGGTCAAGCAGAGTCAG AAACCTGACCCTGCCGGCATGGCTGAATTTCTCAAGCCATTGCATGAAGTAATCATGAAAGCAAATGCATTGACAGAAGGGAGGCGATCTGATTTCTTTAACCACTTGAAAACTGCTGCCGACAGTCTCACTGCTTTAGCTTGGATTGCATACACTGGGAAAGATTGCG gTATGAGCCTTCCTATCGCACATGTGGAAGAGAGTTGGCAAATGGCTGAATTCTACAACAACAAG ATTCTTGTAGAGTACAAAACAAAAGACCCAAATCATGTGGAATGGGCCAAAGCTCTGAAAGAACTTTATGTGCCGGGTTTGAGAGATTATGTTAAGCGTTTCTATCCTCTGGGTCCAGTATGGAATCCTACTGGCAAAACAACTGCTTCCGCTCCACCAAAAGCTCCTGGACCAAGTGCTCCTGctcctccacctcctccaccagCATCTCTCTTCAGTTCTGAACCTTCTCAGGCTTCATCGTCACGCCCAAAGGAAGGAATGGCAGCTGTTTTCCAAGAAATCAATTCGGGGAAGCCTGCGACTTCAG GTTTGAGAAAGGTTACAGATGATATGAAGACAAAGAACCGTGCAGATAGAAGTGGCGTTGTTGGTGCTGGTCAAAAAGAAGGCCGTGTCAGTTCACCTTCTTTTTCTAAAGCAGGGCCTCCAAAGTTAGAGCTTCAAATGGGCCGAAA GTGGGTAGTTGAGAACCAAATTGGAAGGAAGAATCTGGTTATTGATGATTGCGATGCAAAACAGTCTGTGTATGTTTATGGATGCAAAGATTCTGTGTTGAAGATTCAAG GGAAAGTTAACAATATAACGATTGACAAATGCACTAAGATGGGAATTGTATTCGCG GATGTTGTTGCTGCTTGTGAGGTTGTAAATTGCAATAGTGTTGAGGTGCAATGTCAG GGTTCAGCTCCGACAATTTCAGTGGACAACACAGCAGGCTGTCAATTGTATTTAGGCAAAGATGCTCTGGAGGCTTCTATAACAACTGCTAAGTCAAGTGAGATTAATGTATTGGTACCTGGTGCTGAGCCTGATGGTGATTGG GGGGAGCATGCTTTGCCACAGCAATATATTCATGTCTTCAAGGATGGGCAGTTTGTTACAACCCCCGTCTCTCACTCTGGAGGGTAA